GGTAAGTGAAGCGTATTCATTAGCTCAAATGGCTTTGGAACTGGGAAATACGAGTGAATACGATTACTGGACAAATGAGTCGGCGCAACGCATGCATGCAATCAATAATACCTTCTGGGATGAGCAGACCGGTTTCTTTTATCATGTTGATATAACAGATCATGACTTTACATTCAATTCTCCCGATGATCTGAAACGTCGGGAAATTATTGGTTTTCTTCCACTGTGGGCAAACAGCGCAACAGAGGAGCAGGCCGAAGAACTTGTTCAGGTGCTGACCGATCCGGATAAATTCTGGCGCGTTTATGGAATTCCTTCACTGGCAGCTGATGATGTCTACTATAATCCTGAAGGTTACTGGAACGGTCCGGTCTGGGTTCAATGGCAGTACCTGATCTTTAGAGGATTGATCAATTACGGATACTATTATCAGGCTGAACAGTTAGCGGATATAGTGTTAGCGGCAATAATTGATCAGTTGAAACATGATCACAATTTGTGGGAATTTTACAGCCCGGATGATCAATGGGCAGGTTATCATAAAACATATATCTGGACAGGTATCGCGGCGCGCATGCTGATGGATTTAAATGAACTGGAAACCGGTCTGCCGGACGTTGATTTGTAGGAAAAGCCCAAAACCGCTCTTTTGAGATGTTTGATTTCATACAGGTAAATTTTAATCTCTTGCTGTTATATCCCTTTCCTGTGAATATGGGCTGAAACAAGTTTCTGATGGTGATTTAATCGTACTGACTTCGGAAGGGAAAATCCACACCTCCGATTACGAATATCCTATACGAACTGGACATCTCGTTCAAAATCATCAGGACTGGAGGCGGCTGATTTTGCCGTAGCCAGGTCAATGACCTTTCTGTTGTAAAGATCCATCAGATGCTGATCGAAGGTCTGCATGCCGTACTGATCACCGCCACTGGCTATTAGATCCCTGATAGTGTCAGTCTTCTTTTCATCCTTGATGCAGGTCTGAATGGTCAGTGTAGCACGCATGATTTCAAAAACGGCAATACGGCCCTTGTTGTCAGCCCGGCGCAGCAGGCGTTGAGAAATTACCGACTTGATCGTTGCTGAAAGGCGTTCTCTCAGTATTTTCTGTTCGTTGAGATCAAAAACACTTATGATGCGCTGAATCGATTTGGGTGCGTCCAGTGTGTGCAGTGTAGACAACACCAGATGACCTGTTTCTGCAGCCTTGAGAGCGATCTCGATGGTGCTTTTATCCCGCATCTCGCCAACCAGGATTATATCGGGATCCTGTCGGAGAGTAGCACGAAGTGCCTTGTGGAAACTTTCGGTATCGGCCCCCACTTCCCTCTGAATAACTGATGCCTTGATCTCGTTGTGCAGGTATTCGATGGGATCCTCTATTGTGACTATTTTGCATGGTTTCGAGTTATTGATGTGGTTGATTATGGCTGCCAGGGTTGTTGATTTGCCGCTGCCGGTTATACCCGTGACCAGGATCAACCCCCGTTCCTCCATGGAGATATTCTTGATTACGGATGGCAGACCGAGTTTATCAATGGTTGGCGTTTCGAAGGGAATAACTCGCAATACTATGGAGAACGTACCC
The Candidatus Aegiribacteria sp. DNA segment above includes these coding regions:
- a CDS encoding PilT/PilU family type 4a pilus ATPase, which encodes MDNIITAFKNVLTKAQKLNASDIHLCVGTSWKYRINGQIVPIKNLPPLKQSDTEAIVRHIILLSKNFLGQDMDDFIHLLQDFDCSYSVSGVSRFRVNICRQRGTFSIVLRVIPFETPTIDKLGLPSVIKNISMEERGLILVTGITGSGKSTTLAAIINHINNSKPCKIVTIEDPIEYLHNEIKASVIQREVGADTESFHKALRATLRQDPDIILVGEMRDKSTIEIALKAAETGHLVLSTLHTLDAPKSIQRIISVFDLNEQKILRERLSATIKSVISQRLLRRADNKGRIAVFEIMRATLTIQTCIKDEKKTDTIRDLIASGGDQYGMQTFDQHLMDLYNRKVIDLATAKSAASSPDDFERDVQFV